The window TGAAAAGAGCGTATAAAGCTTAGCGGCCAGAGCAACAAGGACGAATTTGTATATCATTGGATGTTGATGATCTCAGTAGTCTAAACATGAAGTTATATGACCTAACATATATGATGATTTGGGATCCTTAGCGAAAGGAATGACGATcaactaatgtgtgtttatttgAGATGATTCGTTTATGCGAAAAGATGTGTTATGTGCAATGGTGGTTATGcgaaatgatatatttatatgatttgatATGTTATCTTGTTCTGTTGAACTGGTTTGCGAAatgatgtttataaaaaagtattaCGAAAAgatttcataaaatatcactaagtcttttagacttactttttaaaattatctttcaGGACTTAGGCGTTTAAGGCCAAGAGAAGAGGGAAGTTTGGGCTTAGCAGGTGAAGAGTTGTTAGGTGTTTAGTTTTAAAGCTTAAgtgtattttttgtattttggttaagtattgtatctttttattcatatattaaacGTCTTGTTGGTagtaaaaattgttttatactattattaatactaattttaaaaatgaatctatttaaaaattgttggtttgtttgatatttgaataattttgagaGTGCCTCCCctcaaaatgtttttatttttattgaatacaACTCTACAtcagcaattttttttaatgcaagTAACAAAACACAcctaaaagttaataaaaacaaaaaagagtatattattttgttaatttaatgaaaatttaaaggtaTGTTTAGATATgaagttaatatatattaatgctAAAAAAATGTGGAAGGTGATTAGTTCCCTAAAACTATTAGAATATGAGAATAtggtgatgaagaagaagataaatagATTGTTGtacatcaaaatcaaacgaatttttataaaacttccAACTTTTCTCAAACTTCTCCCTTCCCAGTTCTCTCCATTTCTCACacatacaaacaaaatacaaattgctatctttttttaaacaaatagtTTCAATCTCTTTCTATCTATcagattttcaaaaataaataatcttatTAAAAATCTTTACAGTCATAAATCAAAACCAGCCAAATAAAGCCAAAATCTATACGGTgaacatataacaaattttaaaaggatcaatttgtttattatttacattttgattttgtatatgatcgtttagaagaagaattacacgCACATGTATGGTCGATGTTGATACTAGTTACATGCACGTGTATCTAAATTCATGTGTTAGATAAAATGGAGCAAagccttttaaaaaaattaacaaatttggtaggaatataatttaaaaaataaaaagaaaattaaatatttcaagataATCTATCTAAAAAATACTACGGCTAGAAACATTTGATTTTCAGATCCTTTActctatctttttttaaaaaaataacatttgatCGACTTTTCAAgagatttaaaaaacaactatGTTTTATCTCCAActacattaaataaaatatatatatataaataaaaaatttagatatcaAATCTGATTAACTTTCATCCACAAATAGTTGAGTTCAACATTTATTTCTATTGAATCTCCTCTCATATCACATATGGGTGTCTTTTAGGAGTATAACTCAATTTGATTGTTTGAGGTAAAGAtgtgttatatttttcatttttttttatatatataatttaacatGAATtgtgtgttttaattttagattgagttgttttttcacatgcttttcattttcaacgttcttttttttttaatgtaattttcgATTAAATTGGAATGGAATTAGAATAAGACGAACAGAGCATAATTATCATCTCCACAGTGGCTGTTGTACCTTGTAGCGTCGTTTTTAGGGACTGACTCTCACTGGGTCTCTTTCGTTTGCCGCTATTTTTCACTCTCAACCTCTACCCATCAGTCTCTTTGGATTCTCTATCTTGGGTTCAATATTTTGCCGgtaaattctttattttttcttttctttctttctttcttatcaaTGTTAAAAACCCTCATCTTTTCCTCATTAAATCCTTAATTTCTCAAAGCTACGACTTTTTCTATGTTCTTCGTGTAGATGGCATCGACCCTTTTGAGTAGAACCCTTTTGGTTAATCGATTTGCTCATTCTATTTCCTTTCCATCTGGCAAGACCCAGATTCTTCCTTCCGTCTTCAGTGTAAGTGAAGCCTATGTTTgttttgcattttctttttgtatctGGGTTTTTGGTTTGCTGAAGACTTATGAATTTTCTCTGTAGaagaaattatttcaatttcgACCAAACTCAGCCAGTGTTGCATATAATCCGACTAGGCGATTTTCATCTTTCATGGCTTCATCTGTAGCAGGGGCTAAAGCtcatttttcatcaaaatccTTATCCACGGATGATCCTATTGTTTCCCCTGATTGGCTACATTCTAATCTCAAAGAGCCTGACTTGAAGGTATTGCCTCTTCTTGGtttcaactttaacttttaCTTCTTTAGTTGTCTTAACAGATGTCGTTCAATATGCTAATTGTGATGCATTAGTTTTGTGCcatgttttagtttaattcattttaggCTTTGTGTCTTTGGTTTGTTGCTATTCAGTGTTGTATATTGCGTTCGTATAATATAGGTTTTTTCAGTACATTTTGGCCTTCTCCTTTAGGTTTCAATCCATTTGGGTTCCTGGATTAATTTTTAGACCTTATACTTTTCATACATTTTAAGATTTGTCCCTGCAGGatattttccaaaacattTAGCTCTCTTTTACACTATTCcctttttaatcaattttgataataattttactttgatggtctaaatttgagttttataaaaaaagaaaaagttacaggaactaaaatgaaatggaaCCGGGGACCAAAAGGGCACTTTAACCTATAATTTATCACTTACGTCAGTTGAGTGTTTAAAGTATTGTTGATTTACTTTGTTGCTTGTTATCTCAGATaatgctctttttttttccttcttatatCCATAGTGTTTGGTCTAGCTTTTGTTCACCTTAACTATTCTAACTAGATAATTGTTTGACCCTCTTGGTTATTTAAATgcttttaaaacataaagtaTCTATGCTTCCAGCTTCTTTTTTCGTTCAGAGGTGTGTCCATGTCTTCTGTACCCCAATGCTTGCAGTATTCAGAATTGGGTTTGTTTGCTTATATCTGTGAAGCAATTGATTGtggttgatattttttcttgaagttCCACAATTTCTCGATCTAGTCAATACATATTGTTTTTGCCTTGAGACCATGTCTTTCTTGTTGATTTATGTCGACtcataaaagaatatttggcTCCTTGCTTGTTAACATATCTTGATCATGACTCGAAAAATTATGACATGTGGATCTGGTAGctctatattttgtatttctgTAAATGTTTAACCTTTTAAACTGCTTGTTTTCAGGTGTTAGATGCATCATGGTACATGCCAGATGAACAAAGAAATCCTATTCAGGAGTACCAGGTAGCCAATTTGATAGATTTCCTGTGAACTACATTTTATATTGTGTGGTGAAGTATCAGTTCTTAGCCTGGTCATAATTTTAATAGGTTGCTCACATCCCTGGTGCCCTTTTCTTCGATGTAGATGGAGTATCTGACCGAACTTCAAAGGTGAAATgatctcttttcattttgtttccctctaaatatattttcattgtattttgtggttgaattagaaaaaggaaagtacAGCTGgccttcatttattttaattgttatacaattgatttatatatcttttcttcatttcagtTGCTAATTAAAAACTTGAGATGATTATTTGTTTCAGTTACCACATATGTTGCCATCAGAGGAAGCTTTTGCTGCTGTTGTCTCTGCCCTTGGCATTAGCAACAAAGATGGTGTGGTTGTTTATGACGGAAAGGGACTTTTTAGTGCAGCTCGTGTCTGGTGGTGAGATGCAGAAATAAACAATCAACTTTGAAGAGTTTATGTTTTTGATGTTGTACGTGAATTGATGAAATCAATTTTGGTTATTAAATATAGGATGTTCAGAGTATTTGGGCATGACAGAATTTGGGTGCTTGATGGAGGATTGCCGAAATGGCGTACATTAGGATATGATGTTGAATCCAGTGCATCTGGTGATGCCATTTTGAAAGCTACGGCTGCAAGCGAGGCAATAGAGAAAATATATCAGGGGCAAGCTGTAAGTTCATGACTTAATGTGTTTTATCCTATATTAGTATATTTGGTCTGAAGGCAACTGGTCCCATGAATGGTTTGtgcaattttatttgttgtctataaatattgtttctCATAAGTTACTCAAATGTTTCAATGTCAACAATTACCCTTTTTCACAATGACCTCTTTCTTACATTTACCTtaagcatatttttttatttgttcattttctttgcatAATTAGATGGGATTCAGAAGCTATAGAGGAATGTGAAATTGTAATTTACGTGACTCAGTCCTTGCCCAATGCCTATGTTTTGTTCCACCTGAAATTGAacaagttttattttgttttcatttttttgaggctgttttttccctttttacttttcttctatttttacttccaagttccaatatttttagtatttggtttggtttttttaggTTGGGCCAATTACATTTCAGACCAAGTTTCAGCCACATCTGGTCTGGGACCTTGAGAAGGTTAGGTTGCTCATTTAAAAGCTTTTTTTGTTAGAGTATTCCTTAATACTTGGTTTGATTCTTTGttcaaaagatgaaaagaaaaaaaaatgttagtatAAAATATGAGTAATATAATGCGTTATAAAAATATGTAGCAATTCTTTAGCTTATATCTTGAATTGTTAAAGGATTCTTAATAGTTAAAGTTTCAGTTAATGTATTAACTTGTCATTCATGGTGAGTGATAGGGCATATATTCGGACTCTCTTCTGATAAAGACAATTTATATTACATTGGTTATCAGTATATGTTTGGCTCTGAaacctataaaagaaaatttgagaaaaaggGTTACATCCACCTCCATGCATCCCCTTTCAATCacaaaggggaaaaaaaaatttgtcacATGGCAACCTGTGATTGTGCACTTAAGTGGATTGCACAAAGATGGGTCTAGCATAGGATTCTCCcaagtatttttgttttgaattattatcGTAGAATTTTACTTCCTGCTTAAAACTAAGGTTCTTTGAGTGCATACATGTAAATAGTAAGATGTAGAGTGAACTTGACAAAAAAAACGTGTTTTATAGgcattttgaatttgaacctttttctctctaacaTGTTCCAGGTTCAAGAGAATATTACAGAAAGAACTCACCAGCTCATAGATGCCCGATCAAAGGCCAGGTATGGTAGATTCTAGATTTTATTGATCATTCTATTGctgaatattttcttttaacttttttcgaGGAAATTGAGCTTTACcattttgatttcttcataTCCTATCTATCAACTGCCTTTTCTGtccctttttctctctccctccctTAATTTTGTGAGGAAGTGTTTGGTTGAATAATTTAGGGCCTATTTGGTTTGGTAACTCATTTGTTTtcgaaaattaattttttataaacaagtGTGTTGGTATCTAATtcacttttttgtttctaaataagaaatttgtttttaaaattatgtaggaaaattgaaaatgaaaaaaaaagaaaagaaacttaaagaaaaatacattttgttttttaaaaacagaaaacaaaatcagtTACCAAATGCatatggtttttgtttttagtaaacaaaaatttaaaaacagaatttaaaaaacagaaaaaaaaacaagaacataATGGGGCTTTATCAATTACGAAGATTTCCTTGTATCCTAGAATCATGTTTTCTTCTTGCAGATTTGATGGGGCTGTCCTGGAGCCTCGGAAAGGAATCAGAAGTGGCCATGTTCCTGGCAGCAAGTGCATTCCTTTTCCCCAGGTTTGTATCAATATTTAGTACCTTATCTTTGTAGTTCATGGTTAggattttaaacaattttcacATTGAACCaacctttaaaattttcaatttcatcaaagTTTTAACATTATTTGTAGCATACTATATCACTATCCATTGCTTACGCTGTTTAAATTCTCAGTTTTGTTGAGATGTTACAGTCATAGCTAacacttttattatatttctctAATAAATGACATGATGTGATATTGGCAAGCATCTGGCTGGAAGGAAATAGAAGCAATTTTTTAGGGTACAGGGAGCAGTAGAATATCTTGTATAAATCATAATGAAAGTCTTTCTTATAAGCTTTTCGTACGTTTGCTGTAACTCGTACAATTTTAGCATTCTTCCCATGTAGCCCTTTGCAACTGCATCTATGACTTAGATCtagttgatgttttataaaaaatagaatgaaatgccacaaaaacaattgataaatgaaatttcattttcagaTGCTGGATAGTTCACAGTCCCTTTTACCAGCAGATCAGCTCAAGAAACGGTTTGAACAAGAAGGTAAGTGTTTTTCCTAAACAAAAGTTAGTCGAGTCACCAAAATGGTGTTCGTTTTTCGTTTGGCTCTCTTTCCACACAGAACCCAAGAATGAAAAGCCTTTCCTGAAAGGTCTCGGGTCCCAAAGCTGCACGATGATATACTAAAGTCAGTCGATTTTCTGCAGGCATCTCTTTGGAAAATCCTATTGTAACTTCTTGTGGCACTGGTGTTACTGCCTGTATTCTTGCATTGGTACGTCTCTCTTCACATCAAACATTCTTAATTTTAGATCTAAGAAGCACAAACAATTTAGTTTGGCTAACATTTGTGTGTGGGGCACATGTCGAATACTTAAGCATAATAGACACTAAATGTAAGAGCCCATATGAGTCCAGTATTTGTTAGACACATGTAGAACACTTGTTAAGAATACCGATATCACATAATAGGATATAATTTCAAGAGTAAAATACATCTAACTCATATTTTATGAAAGATATATTTGGATGCGTGTATCTATTGTTGTGTTCATCTCTTAgactaaaaaaaacatcttacCATGTCGATAGTGTTCATATTCATGTCTTGTATTCGTATCCATGTTTCATTTTACGGATAGAATTGACTATTTGGTTGCTTAAAAGACTAAATTCAACTTATAAAAGCCTGAAAATAGTGAAAATTTGTAATGTTTAGGGCCTTCATCGACTTGGGAAACATGATGTTCCAGTTTACGATGGATCTTGGACTGAATGGGGAGCTCATTCTGACACACCTGTTGACACTGCTTCATAA of the Cucumis sativus cultivar 9930 chromosome 3, Cucumber_9930_V3, whole genome shotgun sequence genome contains:
- the LOC101220393 gene encoding thiosulfate/3-mercaptopyruvate sulfurtransferase 1, mitochondrial isoform X1; the protein is MASTLLSRTLLVNRFAHSISFPSGKTQILPSVFSKKLFQFRPNSASVAYNPTRRFSSFMASSVAGAKAHFSSKSLSTDDPIVSPDWLHSNLKEPDLKVLDASWYMPDEQRNPIQEYQVAHIPGALFFDVDGVSDRTSKLPHMLPSEEAFAAVVSALGISNKDGVVVYDGKGLFSAARVWWMFRVFGHDRIWVLDGGLPKWRTLGYDVESSASGDAILKATAASEAIEKIYQGQAVGPITFQTKFQPHLVWDLEKVQENITERTHQLIDARSKARFDGAVLEPRKGIRSGHVPGSKCIPFPQMLDSSQSLLPADQLKKRFEQEGISLENPIVTSCGTGVTACILALGLHRLGKHDVPVYDGSWTEWGAHSDTPVDTAS
- the LOC101220393 gene encoding thiosulfate/3-mercaptopyruvate sulfurtransferase 1, mitochondrial isoform X2, which codes for MASTLLSRTLLVNRFAHSISFPSGKTQILPSVFSKLFQFRPNSASVAYNPTRRFSSFMASSVAGAKAHFSSKSLSTDDPIVSPDWLHSNLKEPDLKVLDASWYMPDEQRNPIQEYQVAHIPGALFFDVDGVSDRTSKLPHMLPSEEAFAAVVSALGISNKDGVVVYDGKGLFSAARVWWMFRVFGHDRIWVLDGGLPKWRTLGYDVESSASGDAILKATAASEAIEKIYQGQAVGPITFQTKFQPHLVWDLEKVQENITERTHQLIDARSKARFDGAVLEPRKGIRSGHVPGSKCIPFPQMLDSSQSLLPADQLKKRFEQEGISLENPIVTSCGTGVTACILALGLHRLGKHDVPVYDGSWTEWGAHSDTPVDTAS
- the LOC101220393 gene encoding thiosulfate/3-mercaptopyruvate sulfurtransferase 1, mitochondrial isoform X3, translating into MASTLLSRTLLVNRFAHSISFPSGKTQILPSVFSKKLFQFRPNSASVAYNPTRRFSSFMASSVAGAKAHFSSKSLSTDDPIVSPDWLHSNLKEPDLKVLDASWYMPDEQRNPIQEYQVAHIPGALFFDVDGVSDRTSKLPHMLPSEEAFAAVVSALGISNKDGVVVYDGKGLFSAARVWWMFRVFGHDRIWVLDGGLPKWRTLGYDVESSASGDAILKATAASEAIEKIYQGQAVGPITFQTKFQPHLVWDLEKVQENITERTHQLIDARSKARFDGAVLEPRKGIRSGHVPGSKCIPFPQMLDSSQSLLPADQLKKRFEQEEPKNEKPFLKGLGSQSCTMIY